From the Chitinispirillum alkaliphilum genome, one window contains:
- a CDS encoding Undecaprenyl-phosphate N-acetylglucosaminyl 1-phosphate transferase produces MNAQYSSIEFLLYFAVSCLLSNFLLRIVLKTSLVGVFSDKPDHRKVHSKPIPRVGGIAIILSFILISLCWLGLNHLSQSETGISTAAVWALFIAAGVIGIFGFFDDSIFFDVRVRHKISIELLLAVGTVYLFGIHPGPLSVLDLFVIPLWASQIISVFWILGLINAFNIIDGIDGLAGGISLIAIFTLALIAGIGGNFAMMSLCLILSGAIVGFLLFNKPPAKIFMGDTGSLFLGGMIAIISLHLAREVTGPRSVLIMPLIAGVPIVEVLVTIVRRYYKAKDRQKPFLYRIRSMGAADNSHMHHRFMFKGFDHFQSALILSITALTLCCGAVLLMFLPLYAVLPFTLYLAVPVILLLNRLGFGGRFKKALKISNSRYSGFKRPSVIGVIDKEGVLSHVLEKERRGDVVFFPITENVPQKISEHLHGAVIRSSAENHTNDLAKAELLAYNVKGPVFLVTAETNSKLAMLEIYKNGSLKKKERNKTLKELIREMQHISLQNKKKFYHGDTRTISTK; encoded by the coding sequence ATGAACGCCCAATATTCTTCAATAGAATTTCTACTATATTTTGCAGTTTCCTGTTTGCTGTCGAATTTTCTTTTGCGCATTGTGCTGAAAACCTCTCTGGTTGGTGTTTTCAGTGACAAACCGGACCACAGAAAAGTTCACTCAAAACCGATTCCCCGGGTTGGGGGAATAGCCATAATTCTCTCCTTTATCCTGATCTCACTTTGCTGGCTTGGCCTGAATCATTTATCTCAAAGTGAGACGGGTATCAGCACTGCAGCAGTGTGGGCTCTTTTTATCGCTGCGGGGGTAATTGGGATATTCGGTTTTTTCGATGACAGCATTTTTTTCGATGTTCGAGTGCGGCACAAGATCTCTATTGAACTTCTTTTGGCTGTCGGTACGGTGTATCTCTTTGGAATACACCCCGGACCTTTATCTGTATTGGACCTTTTTGTTATCCCCCTGTGGGCAAGCCAGATAATTTCTGTTTTCTGGATTCTTGGCCTGATTAACGCTTTTAATATCATAGATGGAATCGACGGTTTAGCCGGAGGTATTTCTCTCATTGCGATTTTTACCCTTGCTCTGATCGCAGGCATAGGCGGGAATTTTGCAATGATGTCCCTTTGCCTTATTTTGTCCGGAGCGATAGTCGGTTTTCTTCTTTTCAACAAACCGCCTGCAAAAATATTTATGGGCGATACAGGGTCGCTTTTCTTAGGGGGGATGATTGCAATCATCTCACTCCATCTTGCCCGTGAAGTCACAGGTCCACGCTCGGTTCTGATCATGCCCTTAATTGCAGGGGTACCAATTGTTGAAGTTTTGGTTACAATTGTCAGACGCTACTATAAAGCCAAGGACAGGCAGAAACCCTTTCTCTACAGGATTCGCAGTATGGGAGCAGCAGATAACTCTCATATGCATCACAGATTTATGTTCAAAGGGTTCGATCACTTTCAGTCAGCACTGATTCTGTCGATAACAGCTCTCACACTCTGTTGTGGTGCTGTTCTTTTGATGTTTTTACCCCTATACGCGGTCCTTCCGTTCACTCTCTACCTTGCTGTTCCGGTTATACTGCTTTTAAACCGCCTGGGATTTGGCGGCAGATTTAAAAAAGCCCTCAAAATCAGCAATTCGCGCTATTCCGGATTCAAGAGACCTTCCGTGATTGGAGTTATCGACAAGGAGGGTGTACTGTCCCATGTTCTGGAAAAGGAAAGAAGAGGGGATGTGGTTTTCTTTCCCATAACAGAGAATGTACCGCAGAAAATAAGCGAACATCTTCACGGGGCAGTTATACGCAGCTCTGCTGAAAATCACACAAACGATCTTGCCAAGGCAGAACTTCTGGCCTATAATGTCAAAGGACCGGTGTTTCTGGTAACCGCAGAAACCAATTCAAAACTTGCGATGCTTGAGATCTATAAAAACGGCTCCCTTAAAAAGAAAGAGAGAAACAAAACTCTTAAAGAGCTTATCCGTGAAATGCAGCACATCTCTCTTCAAAACAAAAAGAAATTTTACCACGGTGATACCAGAACAATTAGCACCAAGTAA
- a CDS encoding Long-chain-fatty-acid--CoA ligase produces MLLSDFLNASANLYPNKTAIVHNGRKVNYHQLNNMANNFAHYLIAAGLQKQDRVGIYLENSLEAVISIFGTLKASGVFVVINPQAKSKKVNYILNDCNILFLVTDKSLAGNYSEKGINPGENLLRIIITDYKTLQPEVSQETDTFFSETENTEILPFDHVVAPQSKQGQPHNTSIDIDLASLTYTSGSTGEPKGVMLTHLNMVTAVKSITRYLQNTPEDVILNYLPLSFDYGLYQVLMAVSFGGTVVLEKSFVYPFKAIETIIKEKITGLPIVPAMASLILGMNNLSSYNLSSVRYITNTGQALAPSHISGLSKYFPRASVFSMYGLTECKRVSYLPPEEIGRRPLSVGKAMPNTEVWLVDDQGKKIEKAGVPGELVIRGAHVMKGYWNKPKETAQVLKPGIYPQEMILYSRDLFKMDQEGFLYFISRKDDVIKSGGERVSPKEIEDVIYECPGVTEAAVVGVPDKILGNGIKAFVVFEKGREISPDELKKFCSERLERSRVPGQIEIRNFLPKSNNGKIRKKELLPDTEEAENVL; encoded by the coding sequence ATGTTACTTTCTGATTTTCTGAACGCGAGTGCAAACCTATACCCCAACAAAACAGCCATCGTACACAATGGCAGAAAAGTGAATTATCACCAGCTCAACAATATGGCAAACAACTTTGCTCACTACCTTATAGCCGCAGGATTACAAAAGCAGGACAGGGTAGGTATATATTTGGAAAACTCACTTGAAGCAGTGATCTCTATTTTCGGCACCCTTAAGGCTTCCGGGGTTTTTGTCGTTATAAACCCCCAGGCCAAGAGCAAAAAAGTCAACTACATTCTTAACGATTGCAATATCTTGTTTTTAGTGACCGATAAATCACTCGCCGGGAACTATTCAGAAAAAGGTATCAACCCTGGCGAAAACCTCTTAAGAATAATCATCACCGATTACAAAACTTTACAGCCAGAAGTGAGCCAAGAAACGGACACTTTTTTTTCAGAAACCGAAAACACAGAGATTTTACCTTTTGATCATGTGGTTGCCCCCCAAAGCAAACAGGGGCAACCCCACAACACCTCCATAGATATAGACCTTGCTTCACTTACCTACACTTCCGGTTCTACAGGTGAGCCTAAAGGCGTTATGCTTACCCATCTCAACATGGTTACCGCGGTTAAATCAATCACACGCTATTTACAAAACACACCGGAAGATGTTATTCTGAACTACCTCCCCCTCTCTTTTGACTACGGTCTCTATCAGGTCCTTATGGCAGTCAGTTTTGGTGGCACAGTCGTACTTGAAAAATCTTTCGTATATCCATTTAAGGCAATAGAAACTATTATTAAGGAAAAAATTACTGGATTGCCGATTGTGCCCGCTATGGCATCCCTCATTTTGGGAATGAATAATCTAAGCTCCTACAATCTTTCTTCTGTTCGTTACATAACCAACACGGGTCAGGCTCTTGCGCCCTCTCATATCTCAGGCCTTTCGAAATATTTCCCGAGAGCGTCAGTCTTTTCAATGTACGGCTTAACAGAATGCAAAAGAGTTTCCTATCTCCCTCCCGAGGAAATAGGAAGACGTCCCCTCTCTGTAGGTAAGGCAATGCCAAACACCGAAGTGTGGCTTGTGGATGATCAGGGCAAGAAGATTGAAAAAGCGGGCGTGCCCGGTGAACTGGTTATCAGAGGGGCCCATGTGATGAAAGGGTATTGGAACAAGCCTAAAGAAACAGCCCAGGTGCTTAAACCGGGTATATATCCTCAGGAGATGATCCTTTATAGCCGGGATCTGTTTAAAATGGATCAGGAGGGATTTCTCTATTTCATTTCCAGAAAAGATGATGTGATTAAAAGTGGAGGAGAGAGAGTAAGCCCAAAAGAAATTGAGGATGTAATTTACGAATGTCCGGGTGTAACGGAAGCTGCAGTTGTGGGTGTGCCCGATAAAATCCTTGGAAACGGCATAAAGGCGTTTGTAGTGTTTGAAAAAGGCAGGGAAATCTCCCCGGATGAACTGAAAAAATTCTGCTCAGAGAGACTTGAACGATCAAGGGTACCTGGTCAAATCGAAATCAGAAATTTCCTGCCAAAATCAAACAACGGCAAAATTAGAAAAAAAGAATTACTCCCCGATACTGAAGAAGCAGAAAATGTGTTGTAA
- a CDS encoding NmrA family transcriptional regulator, which translates to MITDSTGALEREIVSQIINTGNCVRIAAKHVLEAEKFAEECPVVHLDFNNPDTYGKALENVDSIFLGLPMNQPQQHEIILPFIEIAKQRGVKHIVGMGTVGESDDSPLMIAERCMQNCGLNYTIIRPNISMQSLKDMIGEGVRRDSAIYLPGNGAKISLVDSRDIAEAVAKILLNGKHSDKIYVFTGAAALSASEIASILSEVTEREIVYKPVSHNQEWQMLLDRGWDEVNIELSIGLYEIARHGWCEKVTPDLRDVLGREPVSFKKFARDFKNDWF; encoded by the coding sequence ATGATTACGGATTCAACCGGAGCTCTTGAGAGAGAGATAGTTTCTCAGATCATTAACACTGGCAACTGTGTCAGAATCGCCGCAAAACATGTGCTCGAGGCAGAAAAATTTGCTGAGGAGTGCCCTGTTGTTCACCTCGACTTCAATAACCCCGACACCTATGGTAAAGCGCTGGAAAATGTAGACTCGATTTTTCTGGGTTTACCCATGAACCAACCCCAACAGCATGAAATTATCCTGCCCTTTATAGAAATCGCAAAACAGCGGGGTGTGAAGCATATAGTGGGAATGGGTACAGTGGGGGAAAGTGATGATTCGCCTTTGATGATTGCCGAAAGGTGTATGCAGAATTGTGGCCTGAATTACACTATTATCCGCCCAAACATCTCGATGCAGAGTCTAAAGGACATGATTGGCGAAGGTGTGCGGAGGGATTCTGCGATCTACCTGCCGGGTAACGGGGCAAAAATATCCCTTGTCGACTCAAGAGACATTGCCGAAGCAGTGGCAAAAATTCTCCTAAACGGAAAACACTCAGATAAAATCTACGTGTTTACGGGCGCAGCTGCCCTCAGTGCCAGTGAGATAGCTTCCATATTGTCAGAGGTAACAGAACGTGAGATTGTGTATAAACCAGTTTCACATAATCAGGAATGGCAAATGCTTCTTGACAGAGGGTGGGATGAGGTGAATATCGAACTAAGCATCGGTCTGTATGAAATCGCACGTCATGGATGGTGTGAAAAAGTAACCCCCGATCTCAGAGATGTACTTGGCAGGGAACCTGTCTCATTTAAAAAATTCGCAAGAGATTTCAAAAATGACTGGTTCTGA
- a CDS encoding Alanyl-tRNA synthetase — MKSSKQIRSEFIEFFTQREHLFVPSAPVIPQDDPTLLFTNAGMNQFKSIFLGDNPRKLKRAANSQKCMRVSGKHNDLEEVGRDHYHHTFFEMLGNWSFGDYYKKEAIVWAWKLLTEVWKLPKDRLFVTIHESDSEAEEIWKNETDIAHSRVMRFGDESNFWEMGETGPCGPCSEIHFDTGDETSRDKTFSDPVLGVNGQNDRYRELWNLVFIQYNRQKDGSLTSLPLKHVDTGMGFERIVSVIQGVESNYDTDLFMPIINKLESMSGKKYDCGPGGTPFRVIADHIRSLVFAVTDGAFPSNEGRGYVLRRLLRRAYRFGRELGLKEPFLHKLVPTVINVMGEAYEEISQRSSYLEEVIFSEEQRFDATLEQGLEKFNQMVENTTKKKERTLSGKDVFALYDTYGFPMDLTRLMASEKGLSIDEAAYTKLMDKQKERAREARKGDESGLTPEGWTELKPATGTEFIGYNQYQSDINVCRYKRVEDEEGKPSYLLIMDKTPFYAESGGQVGDKGLLRTAEEKELSVTDTFKWNELVIHKAVAPSPLSQDEFSKPFHAQIDAEIRASLRRNHTATHLLQSALRQVLGDHVQQSGSRVDHKGLRFDFTHFKALGSEEIKAIEHLVNNWIMMDLPVTTEIRSVEEAKAEGAIALFGEKYGDKVRVVTIDPLSKELCGGTHVPSTGQIGLFHLVNEESVSAGIRRLSAITGSESVSYLLKKESLFSELSSLLKTGENRVVDRVKNLQDTVKQLESKIKSLMAAQASRSAEELFRETEKSSEGYSFAVRNLGEMDKDSFSRYSDAISDYIKERSLADRVIVIAAKVEGRAMLAAAAGKDAVSKGVHCGELVKAAAKFTQGGGGGNPVRAQAGGKNPAGIADALEQAEKILSKKG, encoded by the coding sequence ATGAAATCTTCAAAACAAATACGCAGTGAATTTATAGAATTTTTCACCCAGCGAGAACACCTCTTTGTCCCAAGTGCACCTGTAATACCTCAGGATGATCCCACCCTGCTTTTTACCAACGCGGGTATGAATCAGTTCAAGTCCATTTTTCTCGGCGACAATCCGAGAAAACTAAAAAGAGCTGCCAACTCCCAGAAATGTATGAGGGTTTCAGGAAAACATAACGATTTGGAAGAAGTGGGACGGGATCACTATCACCATACTTTTTTCGAAATGCTTGGGAACTGGTCCTTTGGTGATTACTATAAGAAAGAGGCAATTGTATGGGCATGGAAACTCCTGACAGAGGTGTGGAAACTCCCAAAGGATCGGTTGTTTGTCACTATACATGAAAGTGACAGCGAAGCTGAAGAGATCTGGAAAAATGAAACAGATATCGCGCATAGCAGGGTGATGCGGTTTGGGGATGAGAGCAATTTCTGGGAAATGGGAGAAACCGGACCGTGTGGCCCATGTTCAGAAATCCATTTCGATACAGGAGACGAAACCAGCAGGGATAAAACATTCAGTGATCCGGTTTTGGGGGTGAATGGGCAAAATGACAGATACCGGGAGTTGTGGAATCTGGTTTTCATTCAGTACAATCGCCAGAAAGATGGTTCGCTAACCTCTTTGCCTCTGAAGCATGTGGATACCGGGATGGGGTTTGAGCGTATAGTGTCGGTTATTCAGGGCGTAGAGTCAAACTATGATACAGATCTGTTTATGCCCATAATAAACAAGCTGGAGTCAATGAGCGGTAAAAAATATGATTGTGGTCCGGGTGGAACACCTTTCAGGGTTATTGCAGATCACATCCGCTCACTTGTTTTCGCTGTAACTGACGGAGCGTTTCCTTCAAATGAAGGCAGGGGGTATGTGCTGAGAAGATTATTGCGGCGCGCCTATCGCTTTGGACGGGAACTGGGCCTTAAAGAACCCTTTCTTCATAAACTCGTGCCAACAGTTATAAATGTTATGGGAGAGGCTTATGAAGAGATCTCCCAGCGCAGCTCATACCTTGAGGAGGTTATTTTCTCCGAAGAGCAGCGCTTTGATGCCACTCTGGAACAGGGCTTGGAAAAATTTAATCAGATGGTTGAAAACACCACAAAAAAGAAAGAACGCACCCTCTCAGGCAAAGATGTCTTTGCTCTTTATGACACGTACGGGTTCCCCATGGATCTTACCCGCCTGATGGCGTCCGAAAAAGGTTTGTCCATCGATGAAGCCGCTTATACAAAGCTTATGGATAAGCAGAAAGAACGGGCACGGGAAGCGCGCAAGGGAGATGAAAGTGGCCTTACTCCTGAAGGCTGGACCGAACTGAAGCCTGCAACCGGAACCGAGTTTATAGGATACAATCAGTACCAGAGTGATATAAATGTTTGCAGATATAAGAGGGTGGAGGATGAGGAGGGGAAACCTTCTTATCTTCTCATAATGGATAAAACACCGTTTTATGCAGAATCCGGAGGTCAGGTTGGCGATAAAGGCTTACTGCGGACCGCTGAAGAAAAGGAACTCAGTGTCACCGACACCTTTAAGTGGAATGAACTTGTAATTCACAAGGCTGTTGCCCCATCTCCCCTTTCTCAGGATGAGTTTTCAAAGCCGTTTCATGCTCAGATCGATGCCGAGATACGGGCATCGCTCAGACGCAATCATACTGCCACACATCTGCTTCAGTCTGCGCTGCGTCAAGTTTTAGGTGACCATGTTCAGCAGTCCGGATCCCGTGTGGATCATAAAGGGCTGCGGTTTGATTTTACTCATTTCAAAGCTCTCGGCAGCGAAGAGATAAAGGCTATAGAGCATCTGGTCAATAACTGGATAATGATGGATCTGCCGGTTACAACAGAAATCAGGAGTGTTGAAGAGGCAAAAGCAGAGGGGGCTATCGCACTTTTTGGAGAAAAGTATGGGGATAAAGTGAGAGTGGTAACAATAGATCCGCTCTCAAAAGAACTCTGCGGAGGAACCCATGTTCCATCGACTGGTCAGATAGGACTGTTTCATCTGGTAAATGAAGAGAGTGTATCTGCGGGTATAAGGCGTTTGAGTGCGATTACCGGTTCTGAGAGCGTCAGTTACCTTCTGAAAAAGGAATCTCTCTTTTCTGAATTATCATCACTTCTCAAAACAGGTGAAAACCGGGTTGTGGACAGGGTCAAAAACCTGCAGGATACCGTTAAGCAGCTGGAATCCAAAATTAAATCCCTCATGGCGGCTCAGGCATCCCGGTCTGCAGAAGAATTGTTCAGAGAAACGGAGAAAAGCAGTGAGGGATACTCTTTTGCAGTGAGAAATCTCGGTGAGATGGATAAAGATTCCTTCTCAAGATACTCAGATGCCATTTCAGATTATATAAAGGAGCGTAGTCTCGCTGACAGGGTGATTGTGATAGCTGCAAAAGTGGAAGGCCGCGCCATGTTGGCCGCTGCAGCGGGTAAGGATGCGGTATCAAAGGGCGTTCATTGTGGCGAGCTGGTAAAGGCTGCTGCAAAATTTACTCAGGGCGGTGGTGGAGGTAATCCAGTCAGGGCTCAGGCTGGTGGAAAAAATCCTGCAGGTATAGCAGATGCACTTGAGCAGGCAGAGAAAATCTTATCCAAAAAGGGATGA
- a CDS encoding (S)-3-O-geranylgeranylglyceryl phosphate synthase, giving the protein MKIGSFLQSVLGKCSENKRMYWVLLDPDDFTIEEAKEVSSEAQRNGVDAILVGGSLLHSNHFDLFIQTLKQSVNIPVVIFPGDSAQLSSHADALLYLSLISGRNPVNLIGEHVKAAPLIRQTKLEPVATAYMLVESGAVSSVEFMSNTRPLPRTKPTIAAAHALAAQYMGMKVVYLEAGSGAPMPVPSDMVKAVRSYVDIPIIVGGGIRDAATAREKLEAGADIIVTGNIIQQKNGISVMQEIASMVKSFK; this is encoded by the coding sequence ATGAAAATTGGTTCTTTCCTTCAGTCGGTTCTTGGAAAGTGTTCAGAGAACAAGCGTATGTACTGGGTTTTGCTTGATCCGGATGATTTCACCATAGAAGAGGCCAAAGAGGTCTCCAGTGAGGCGCAGAGAAACGGTGTCGATGCGATTCTTGTGGGGGGAAGTCTTCTTCATTCAAACCACTTTGACCTCTTCATACAAACACTTAAACAGTCGGTGAACATTCCGGTGGTCATTTTTCCGGGAGATTCTGCACAGCTTTCTTCTCATGCCGATGCCCTTCTTTATCTTTCCCTGATCTCAGGGCGAAATCCGGTAAATCTGATCGGTGAACATGTTAAGGCTGCGCCCCTTATAAGACAAACCAAACTGGAGCCTGTAGCCACTGCGTATATGCTGGTTGAGAGCGGGGCTGTGAGTTCTGTGGAGTTTATGAGCAACACCCGTCCCCTGCCAAGAACAAAACCAACCATAGCTGCTGCTCATGCACTTGCAGCTCAGTATATGGGAATGAAAGTTGTGTATCTTGAAGCGGGAAGTGGTGCTCCGATGCCTGTTCCTTCTGATATGGTCAAAGCTGTTCGCTCCTATGTGGATATTCCCATAATCGTGGGAGGTGGTATCAGAGATGCTGCTACTGCAAGGGAAAAGCTGGAAGCGGGGGCGGATATAATCGTAACCGGCAATATCATTCAACAGAAGAATGGTATCTCTGTGATGCAGGAGATTGCTTCGATGGTGAAATCTTTTAAATAA
- a CDS encoding Signal transduction histidine kinase — protein sequence MDKNSSPESIDKVLYNQYKLLEELELLKDNLKCKMEHLRPNEQEIKVLAPLVSGFAHEIRNPLNAITALLEALFQDIEKTEILEQYQTYINTQVDRINRLMKDLIELGKPENQANHIEIDLVFLCAATVDFWNKAPTAGSSSVNFINRSDGAELMIHGDYIRIQQVLVNLFENSSLHSHYGEEISLIVEKDEKMVHLYVIDQGVGVTEEIKSRAFEPFFTTRKSGTGLGLGIARHIIETHKGHLYLSNNIESPGCTASIGIPLKRDLS from the coding sequence ATGGATAAAAACTCATCCCCCGAATCTATAGACAAAGTACTCTATAATCAATATAAACTGCTCGAAGAATTAGAGCTCCTTAAAGACAACCTGAAATGTAAAATGGAGCATCTCCGACCCAATGAACAGGAGATAAAAGTGCTTGCACCGCTTGTATCGGGTTTTGCCCACGAAATCAGAAACCCTCTCAATGCCATAACCGCTTTACTGGAAGCTCTTTTTCAGGATATTGAAAAAACCGAAATTCTTGAACAATATCAGACGTATATAAATACTCAGGTTGACCGGATCAACCGGCTCATGAAAGACCTCATAGAATTGGGCAAGCCGGAGAATCAGGCAAACCATATTGAAATTGATCTTGTTTTCCTGTGCGCTGCCACAGTTGATTTTTGGAACAAGGCCCCAACTGCCGGTTCATCTTCGGTGAATTTTATTAACAGATCAGATGGTGCTGAACTCATGATACATGGGGATTATATCAGGATTCAGCAGGTGTTGGTCAATCTGTTTGAAAACTCCAGTTTACACAGTCATTATGGCGAGGAAATTTCTTTAATCGTGGAAAAAGATGAAAAGATGGTTCATCTTTATGTAATTGACCAGGGTGTAGGAGTAACGGAGGAGATAAAAAGCAGGGCTTTCGAGCCATTCTTCACAACCAGGAAATCGGGTACCGGGCTGGGTCTGGGTATAGCCCGTCATATAATTGAAACTCACAAGGGGCATCTCTATCTCAGCAACAATATTGAATCACCGGGTTGTACCGCAAGTATAGGGATACCTCTGAAAAGAGATTTGTCTTAA
- a CDS encoding RecA protein produces MARKSASSSADTENKNKNSVIEQAVSQIEKMHGKGSIMRLGTQSLETNIPVISTGSISLDTALGVGGFPKGRIIEIYGPESSGKTTVALQAIANAQKKGGIAVLVDAEYAFDATYARNLGVDIDNLLVSQPDTGEQALEIVDTLVRSGAIDIIVIDSVAALVPAAEIEGEMGDSHMGLQARLMSQALRKLTALSSKSKTCLIFINQLRMKIGVMFGNPETTTGGNALKFYSSVRIDIRRIAAIKDGDSVVGNRTRAKVVKNKVAPPFKEAEFDILYGKGISVEGDILDLGVELGVVDKSGAWFSYEGERLGQGREKAREFLKENKDILKNIETKVRDICQAKRSSMAPVPEEVSELTE; encoded by the coding sequence ATGGCCAGGAAAAGCGCCTCATCCAGTGCAGATACAGAAAACAAAAATAAAAACAGTGTTATAGAACAGGCAGTAAGTCAGATAGAGAAGATGCATGGCAAGGGTTCCATAATGCGTCTTGGGACTCAAAGCCTTGAGACAAATATCCCTGTCATCTCTACCGGTTCAATTTCGCTTGACACCGCTTTGGGGGTGGGAGGTTTTCCCAAAGGGAGGATAATCGAAATTTACGGCCCTGAATCATCGGGTAAAACCACCGTTGCACTTCAGGCCATTGCAAATGCCCAGAAAAAAGGTGGTATTGCGGTACTCGTTGATGCGGAGTACGCCTTTGATGCAACATATGCCAGAAATCTTGGAGTGGACATAGACAATCTGCTGGTTTCTCAGCCAGATACCGGAGAGCAGGCTCTTGAGATTGTTGACACTCTCGTTCGCAGTGGTGCTATAGATATAATTGTAATAGACAGTGTGGCTGCGTTGGTTCCCGCAGCAGAGATCGAAGGGGAGATGGGTGACAGCCATATGGGGCTTCAGGCGCGTCTTATGTCTCAGGCTCTGCGAAAACTCACCGCCTTGAGTTCCAAGTCAAAAACCTGTCTGATTTTTATCAACCAGCTGCGTATGAAAATTGGCGTGATGTTTGGGAACCCTGAAACCACCACCGGTGGTAATGCTCTGAAATTTTACTCATCTGTCCGTATAGACATCCGGCGCATTGCAGCAATCAAGGATGGTGACAGTGTGGTTGGAAACCGCACCCGGGCAAAAGTGGTGAAAAACAAAGTGGCACCACCGTTTAAAGAAGCAGAGTTTGATATTCTCTACGGAAAAGGGATCTCTGTTGAAGGGGACATTCTTGACCTTGGCGTTGAACTGGGAGTCGTTGATAAAAGTGGAGCATGGTTCTCCTACGAGGGTGAGAGATTGGGTCAGGGAAGAGAAAAAGCCAGAGAGTTCCTTAAGGAGAACAAGGATATACTCAAAAACATAGAAACCAAAGTACGAGACATATGTCAGGCTAAAAGATCATCAATGGCACCGGTGCCTGAAGAAGTCTCGGAGCTGACTGAATAG